CTAAAAACGTGGAATAGTCCGCAAAAGCTGGCTGAACTTGCGACATTTTATGTAATTAAAAGACCGCATTACCAAAACACAGGACAGGATATAGAAGAATTCAAAAAACTCTACGGCGGAAAAATAATTTTATCTGATATTATTGGACAAGATATATCATCTACCGAAATTAGATTGAGAAATGCTTTTGATTCTATTGATGATTTTGTACCCAAAGATGTGGCACAATACATAAAGCAAAATTGCTTATATAACAGATACAAAGTCATTACTGATATGTATCCTAAACTTAACTTACCCAAGAAGAGGATAGCGCATATTTTGTCTGTAGCATTGACAGCATTAAAACTTGGATATATCTACAAAGCCGATTCTGAAAGCGTTATCTTAGCCGCTTTATTCCATGACATAGGAAAAAGCCTTAATTTGAAAAAAGCGTATGAATTGGGACTTAATATCACTCATTATACTATAGAATTGCCTGCTGTGTGCAGACATGCTGATTTTGGTGCTGAGATTGCAAGAAAATATTTTGGAATTAAAGATGAAGATATTCTCAATGCCATAAAATACCATACAACAGCGCGCGCAAATATGTCATTATTGGAAAAAATAATCTTTCTGGCAGATTATATTGAGCCTACGCGAACCACGCCTGGACTAGAACCCATAGTACAAACAGCCCAATATGACATAGATAAAGCTGTTTTTATGACTATTAAAAAAACTATGGATTATTTGACCAGTCAAAATTTTGAAATTACACCTGCTATGAAAAGTGCTTATGAATTTTACTTTAAGGAGATAACAAGTGGAGTCTAAAGAATTAGCCCTAAATATTTGTGGAATTTTGAGTTCTAAAAAAGCAAAAGATATTACTATGATAGATGTCAATCATATGACCATAATCGCCGATTATTTTGTTTTGGCGTCAGCGACATCTACAACTGCTGTTAAGGCATTAGCTCAGGAATTAGAATTTCAAATGGGCGAAAAATACAACCGCAATCCGTTAAGAATGGAAGGTATACAAGAAGGCAGATGGATTGCAATTGACTTTGGAGAAGTTATTGTCCACATTTTTTATGAAGAAACCAGAAAGTTTTATCAATTAGAAAGACTTTGGACCGATGGCGAAAATGTAACTGTTTATCAGGATTAAGGAATTTAATTTAATGACTTGGGAAATCGAAATTATTAAGACATTGCAAAAAATTTCAAACAGCTTTTTTGACACGTTATTTTTGGGTATAACCAAACTTGGTGAAGAAATAGCCTTTATTATGGTTATGGTAGTTATACTCTGGTGTTTTGACAAAAGATTTGGACTTTTTATGGGCCTTAATTTTTTATTTGCTGCTTTGACTATCAATGTCTTAAAAAATGTTATAAAAAGACCGAGACCTTTTTCTAATGACAATTCACTTTCTATAGGCAAGCAAACACACGGCTATTCTTTTCCTAGCGGACATACCCAAAGCGCCGCTTCAATTTATACACTTTTGGGATTCCATTATGGATTACGCAAAAAACGCGTATGGTTTTGCGTGCTTATGTTTTTGATTGTTGTTTTGGTAGGGCTGTCAAGAATGTACTTAGGACAGCATTATTTGACTGATGTACTAGTCGGCTTTGCTATCGGAACGATGATATCAATAGCTGTATATT
This window of the Clostridia bacterium genome carries:
- the nadD gene encoding nicotinate (nicotinamide) nucleotide adenylyltransferase encodes the protein MRLIIFGGTFDPPHNGHVEILNSLKHYEDDRIIVLPNYLPPHKSANATSQDRLNMCRLAFPDYEISDYEINKGGKSYTYQTLQYFKDQYNLDQDSLLYVIGADSMRDLKTWNSPQKLAELATFYVIKRPHYQNTGQDIEEFKKLYGGKIILSDIIGQDISSTEIRLRNAFDSIDDFVPKDVAQYIKQNCLYNRYKVITDMYPKLNLPKKRIAHILSVALTALKLGYIYKADSESVILAALFHDIGKSLNLKKAYELGLNITHYTIELPAVCRHADFGAEIARKYFGIKDEDILNAIKYHTTARANMSLLEKIIFLADYIEPTRTTPGLEPIVQTAQYDIDKAVFMTIKKTMDYLTSQNFEITPAMKSAYEFYFKEITSGV
- the rsfS gene encoding ribosome silencing factor encodes the protein MESKELALNICGILSSKKAKDITMIDVNHMTIIADYFVLASATSTTAVKALAQELEFQMGEKYNRNPLRMEGIQEGRWIAIDFGEVIVHIFYEETRKFYQLERLWTDGENVTVYQD
- a CDS encoding phosphatase PAP2 family protein codes for the protein MTWEIEIIKTLQKISNSFFDTLFLGITKLGEEIAFIMVMVVILWCFDKRFGLFMGLNFLFAALTINVLKNVIKRPRPFSNDNSLSIGKQTHGYSFPSGHTQSAASIYTLLGFHYGLRKKRVWFCVLMFLIVVLVGLSRMYLGQHYLTDVLVGFAIGTMISIAVYYIFSLMKDKEEYWALLIIPFSIILMAIFNTEAVHKDFFVAGGVSISVAIGYLLEKKYIRYDVRQELWWVQILKVIFGVAVAFGIKEGLKPLFNMWGLGLFASSFIRYFLVGLWCSLGAMAVFKYGLGGIKKAIINKSEAAK